A window of Cherax quadricarinatus isolate ZL_2023a chromosome 70, ASM3850222v1, whole genome shotgun sequence contains these coding sequences:
- the LOC128700844 gene encoding zinc metalloproteinase nas-4 — protein MSLAASWFFDKVPQLTLGTLKSPSPITVCDYFSETGKEWTPASLINPDELGDYFEGDIKGPVPEILRNGLIDEKYRWVDGVVTYEFDSLFADDLRAVVQKAMDEYAVLTSDCITFVERTTEDDYILFTHDNEDGCHSYVGKVGGSQQINYPDWCLASYGSVQHEMYHALGFHHEQSRTDRDDYVTIMWENIESGYEHNFNKYSADVISGFGEDYDYGSVMHYSAYAFSANNEKTIVTLDPDAVIGQREHLSEVDVRKLMNMYKC, from the exons ATGAGTCTGGCGGCCTCCTGGTTCTTTGATAAAGTGCCACAGTTGACGTTAGGCACGTTAAAGTCGCCGTCACCAATT ACTGTTTGTGATTACTTCTCAGAGACGGGAAAGGAGTGGACACCCGCTTCACTTATCAACCCGGATGAATTGGGAGACTATTTTGAGGGAGATATCAAGGGGCCGGTGCCAGAAATCCTCAGGAATGGACTCATTGACGAAAAGTACCGATGGGTCGATGGAGTCGTCACTTACGAATTTGACAGCCTTTTCG CTGATGATTTAAGGGCGGTAGTCCAGAAAGCTATGGACGAGTACGCAGTGCTGACAAGTGACTGCATCACCTTCGTTGAGAGAACGACAGAAGATGACTATATATTGTTTACTCATGA CAATGAAGATGGGTGTCACAGCTATGTTGGGAAAGTAGGTGGCAGTCAGCAGATCAACTACCCAGACTGGTGCTTGGCGTCGTACGGCTCAGTACAGCACGAGATGTACCACGCCCTCGGCTTCCACCATGAACAGTCTCGCACTGACAGAGATGACTATGTCACTATTATGTGGGAGAATATCGAGAGTG GTTACGAACATAACTTCAACAAGTACTCCGCTGATGTGATTAGCGGCTTTGGAGAGGATTATGACTATGGCTCTGTGATGCATTATTCCGCCTACGCTTTCTCTGCTAATAATGAAAAGACGATCGTAACTTTG GATCCCGACGCAGTCATCGGCCAGCGAGAACATCTAAGCGAAGTCGACGTCAGAAAACTTATGAATATGTAcaagtgttga